A genome region from Nocardia sp. NBC_00565 includes the following:
- a CDS encoding phytoene/squalene synthase family protein: protein MTEVESAAGIAPDAELAAAYRVCREIAAAHGRTYFLATRLLYAPRRPAVHALYAFARIVDDIVDHPTLDAEHGPAGELDMVEKQLRVVLEQGVPAASGPAERTRVLIALADTIHRYDIAPQHFWTFLDSMRMDVPGTAHFHARYTTMTELRAYMRGSAAAIGLQLLPVLGTVVPVVEAEPAAAALGEAFQLTNFLRDIAEDLDRGRIYLPADELAAFGVDADLLAHCRRTGQTDHRVRRALAHLIAINRDLYRVADPGIDLLDPRVRPAIRTAGTLYSGILERIEDFDYAVFARRAVVPQHRRLRVAAAEFTTAALRRS from the coding sequence ATGACCGAGGTCGAGTCGGCCGCCGGTATCGCGCCTGACGCGGAACTGGCCGCGGCGTACCGCGTCTGCCGCGAGATCGCCGCCGCCCATGGACGCACCTACTTCCTGGCCACCCGATTGCTCTACGCACCACGAAGACCCGCCGTGCACGCGCTGTACGCGTTCGCGCGGATCGTCGACGATATCGTCGATCACCCGACGCTGGACGCCGAACACGGGCCGGCGGGCGAACTCGATATGGTCGAGAAGCAGCTGCGCGTCGTGCTCGAGCAGGGCGTGCCTGCAGCGAGCGGCCCCGCCGAACGTACCCGGGTACTGATCGCGCTGGCCGACACCATCCATCGCTATGACATTGCGCCCCAGCACTTCTGGACCTTCCTGGACTCCATGCGGATGGATGTGCCTGGCACCGCGCACTTTCATGCCCGCTACACCACCATGACCGAACTGCGCGCGTACATGCGCGGTTCGGCGGCCGCGATCGGCCTGCAGCTACTCCCCGTGCTCGGCACGGTCGTACCGGTAGTCGAAGCAGAGCCCGCCGCCGCGGCACTCGGCGAGGCATTCCAGCTCACCAATTTCCTGCGCGATATCGCCGAGGACTTGGACCGCGGCCGGATCTACCTGCCCGCCGACGAACTCGCGGCCTTCGGCGTGGACGCGGACCTGCTGGCGCACTGCCGCCGCACCGGACAGACCGATCACCGGGTCCGCCGCGCACTGGCACATCTGATCGCGATCAACCGCGACCTCTACCGCGTCGCCGACCCGGGCATCGATCTGCTCGACCCCCGAGTCCGCCCCGCCATCCGCACCGCAGGCACCCTCTACTCGGGCATCCTCGAACGCATCGAGGACTTCGATTACGCGGTATTCGCGCGCCGCGCGGTGGTCCCGCAACATCGTCGGCTGCGCGTCGCGGCGGCGGAGTTCACCACCGCCGCGCTGCGCAGGTCATAA
- a CDS encoding alpha-(1->6)-mannopyranosyltransferase A, with amino-acid sequence MNATATEARPSSVAPHRAATAVAESGLRTWIRTSADFARSPEGHSALLGLFGALMITFGGFGAGSVRKRDPLLEAMHLSWLRFGHGYALSTMVIWVGVLLMITAWVRLGRTTIGFGDRPDAGVTLNELRAIVGIWIFPLLFAVPMFSRDAYSYLAQGALLRDGFDPYVSPPVANPGVLLDNVSPVWTATTAPYGPIFLLLGRAITAITGDNVVAGTIALRLVMLPGLALMMWAVPYLTKHLGGKPTVALWLAVLNPLVLIHLIGGVHNEMLMVGLMCAGIALVLERHHVAGIVVVAIGVAIKATAGVALPFLVWIWMLHERERRAMQRAAQSPGATQLVENTTEPARPSEEVPHPALMFAKIAGLGLSVFAVVFVAASAIAGVGIGWLTALSGSKKIINWLSLPTILAHMVRWVTPFAMDPVLAVTRALCAVALIAVLAWTWWRFRHSEREAVFGILIAFVAIVILSPAALPWYYSWPLALAAGFALSTTTLMALVGLCTWLMLVFQPDGSIGLYSFWHVAAATFAAVVAALSLRTVDPLRLRASPPESNPVAVTRS; translated from the coding sequence ATGAACGCGACCGCAACCGAGGCGCGCCCGTCGAGCGTTGCGCCGCACCGCGCCGCCACGGCGGTCGCCGAGAGCGGACTCCGGACCTGGATCCGGACCTCCGCCGATTTCGCCCGCAGCCCCGAGGGCCATTCGGCGCTGCTCGGTTTGTTCGGCGCGCTGATGATCACCTTCGGCGGATTCGGCGCGGGCAGCGTCCGCAAGCGCGATCCACTGCTCGAGGCGATGCACCTGTCCTGGCTACGGTTCGGCCACGGCTATGCGCTCTCCACCATGGTCATCTGGGTCGGCGTGCTGCTGATGATCACCGCGTGGGTGCGGTTGGGCCGCACCACCATCGGATTCGGCGACCGGCCCGACGCCGGGGTCACGCTGAACGAGCTGCGCGCGATCGTCGGCATCTGGATCTTCCCGTTGCTGTTCGCGGTGCCGATGTTCAGCCGCGACGCGTACTCGTATCTGGCGCAGGGCGCGCTACTGCGCGACGGCTTCGACCCGTATGTTTCCCCGCCGGTCGCCAATCCCGGTGTGCTGCTGGACAATGTGAGCCCGGTCTGGACCGCCACCACCGCGCCCTACGGTCCGATCTTCCTGCTGCTCGGCCGCGCCATTACCGCCATCACCGGAGACAACGTGGTCGCGGGCACCATCGCGCTGCGGCTGGTCATGCTGCCCGGTCTGGCGCTGATGATGTGGGCGGTCCCGTATCTGACCAAACATCTCGGCGGCAAGCCGACCGTCGCACTGTGGCTGGCCGTGCTCAACCCGCTGGTGCTGATCCACCTCATCGGCGGCGTGCACAACGAAATGCTCATGGTGGGGCTGATGTGCGCCGGCATCGCGCTGGTGCTGGAACGCCATCACGTAGCGGGCATCGTGGTCGTCGCGATCGGTGTCGCCATCAAGGCGACCGCGGGTGTCGCGCTGCCGTTCCTGGTGTGGATCTGGATGCTGCACGAACGCGAACGCCGGGCCATGCAGCGCGCCGCGCAATCACCGGGCGCGACGCAATTGGTCGAGAACACGACCGAACCCGCGCGACCGAGCGAGGAAGTGCCGCATCCGGCCTTGATGTTCGCCAAGATCGCCGGACTCGGGCTGAGCGTATTCGCGGTGGTCTTCGTGGCCGCCTCGGCCATCGCCGGGGTCGGCATCGGCTGGCTGACCGCGCTGTCGGGCTCGAAGAAGATCATCAACTGGCTCTCGCTGCCGACGATCCTCGCGCATATGGTCCGCTGGGTGACCCCGTTCGCCATGGATCCGGTGCTCGCGGTCACCCGTGCGCTATGCGCGGTGGCGCTGATCGCGGTGCTGGCGTGGACCTGGTGGCGGTTCCGGCACAGCGAGCGCGAGGCCGTCTTCGGCATCCTGATCGCCTTCGTCGCCATCGTCATCCTGTCCCCCGCCGCACTGCCCTGGTACTACTCCTGGCCGCTGGCGCTGGCCGCCGGATTCGCGCTGTCCACCACCACGCTGATGGCGCTGGTCGGACTGTGTACCTGGTTGATGCTGGTGTTCCAGCCGGACGGCTCGATCGGGCTCTACAGCTTCTGGCACGTCGCCGCGGCGACCTTCGCCGCCGTGGTGGCGGCGCTGTCGCTGCGAACCGTCGACCCGCTGCGATTGCGTGCCAGCCCACCGGAGAGCAATCCGGTCGCCGTCACCCGGTCATGA
- the crtI gene encoding phytoene desaturase family protein yields the protein MKTVAGATDHVVVVGAGLSGLAAALYLTGAGRKVTLLERADHPGGRVGLYRGPDYEIDSGATVLTLPELITDALATVGKTPETCTPPLRIHQLSPSYHARFADDTTIRVFADPEAMAIEVADVCGDAEALRYRRLRAWLAQIYQAEFTEFMDTNFDSPLDMVRYPAKRRALTALVRLGGFGRLGPRVARFLRDPRLARLFTFQALYAGMPPAKALAVYGAIPHMDTSLGVYFPEGGMRAITAALADAFTAAGGTLELNTEATGIEYASGRARQVRTADGRAFDCDAVVLSADLGSLERFGVRRLRLRAAPSAVVAHGTIPAAIAQHWPIQAHHTIDFGDAWARTFDEIAARPGKGRLMSDPSLLLTRPALTDPTLYIDRADGRYEPFSLLAPCPNLDAAPLDWNRLGPSYLRELLNVLEARGYHGIAEHFTVDHLDTPGTWRDQGMLAGTPFSAAHLFRQTGPFRPRNFSGGSDNVVIAGCGTTPGVGVPTTLLSGKLAANRIIGAPRPARDESPRTSGIVFPASH from the coding sequence ATGAAAACCGTTGCGGGAGCGACTGATCACGTCGTGGTCGTGGGCGCGGGCCTATCCGGTCTCGCGGCGGCGCTCTATCTGACCGGAGCAGGGCGAAAAGTCACCCTGCTCGAACGCGCCGACCACCCCGGCGGTCGAGTCGGCTTGTACCGCGGCCCCGACTACGAAATCGACTCCGGCGCAACCGTACTGACCCTGCCGGAGCTGATCACCGACGCACTCGCCACCGTCGGCAAGACACCGGAGACCTGTACACCCCCACTACGCATCCATCAACTTTCCCCCAGCTACCACGCCCGCTTCGCCGACGACACCACCATCCGCGTCTTCGCCGATCCCGAGGCCATGGCCATCGAGGTCGCCGACGTCTGCGGCGATGCCGAAGCCCTGCGCTACCGACGGCTGCGCGCCTGGCTCGCGCAGATCTACCAGGCCGAGTTCACCGAGTTCATGGACACGAACTTCGACTCCCCGCTCGATATGGTCCGCTACCCAGCCAAACGCCGCGCACTCACCGCGCTCGTGCGCCTGGGTGGCTTCGGCAGGCTCGGCCCCCGCGTCGCCCGATTCCTGCGCGACCCACGCCTGGCCAGGTTGTTCACCTTCCAGGCGCTCTACGCGGGCATGCCACCCGCGAAGGCACTCGCCGTCTACGGCGCCATCCCGCATATGGACACCTCCCTCGGCGTCTACTTCCCCGAGGGCGGTATGCGCGCCATCACCGCCGCCCTCGCCGACGCGTTCACCGCCGCGGGCGGCACGTTGGAGCTGAATACCGAGGCCACCGGAATCGAATACGCGAGCGGCCGGGCCAGGCAGGTGCGCACCGCCGACGGCCGCGCCTTCGACTGCGACGCCGTCGTCCTCAGCGCCGACCTCGGCTCACTGGAGCGATTCGGTGTACGCCGCCTGCGCCTGCGCGCCGCCCCATCGGCAGTCGTCGCGCACGGCACCATTCCCGCAGCGATCGCACAGCACTGGCCGATCCAGGCCCACCACACCATCGACTTCGGCGACGCCTGGGCGCGCACCTTCGACGAGATCGCCGCTCGCCCAGGCAAAGGCCGTCTGATGAGCGACCCGTCACTGCTGCTGACCCGCCCCGCACTCACCGACCCCACCCTCTACATCGACCGCGCCGACGGCAGGTACGAACCGTTCTCCCTGCTCGCCCCCTGCCCGAACCTCGACGCCGCACCTCTGGACTGGAACCGACTCGGCCCCTCCTACCTACGCGAACTCCTGAACGTGCTGGAGGCGCGCGGCTACCACGGAATCGCCGAACACTTCACCGTCGATCACCTCGACACACCCGGAACTTGGCGCGACCAAGGCATGTTGGCGGGCACCCCCTTCTCCGCGGCACACCTGTTCCGGCAAACCGGACCATTTCGTCCACGCAATTTTTCCGGCGGTAGCGACAATGTGGTTATCGCCGGTTGTGGCACCACTCCGGGTGTCGGCGTGCCAACCACATTGCTATCGGGAAAACTAGCGGCAAACCGGATCATCGGTGCCCCGCGGCCCGCTCGAGATGAATCCCCGCGCACCAGCGGGATAGTGTTCCCGGCGAGCCACTAA